In Miscanthus floridulus cultivar M001 chromosome 5, ASM1932011v1, whole genome shotgun sequence, one genomic interval encodes:
- the LOC136454929 gene encoding uncharacterized protein, with the protein MHVIEKVSSIRFPDDTQQKLLKISNKTSIIAARELREKADVAKAKGKGASGSRSRRGASTPTTAAHSSTNEPLSLSSSGKKPNKFKFLKTYMFGQCCASAQCEHNMQERLYRLEQHSGIVSSPPPPFVPPHDPLALYDEACAAYEDDATSRPHGKGKEMEEDEDYIEDDDDEDDDGGDDSDHDEDDDYEDE; encoded by the coding sequence atgcatgtcattgagAAAGTATCCAGCATCCGATTTCCCGATGACACTCAGCAAaagctcctcaagatatccaacaagacctccatCATTGCTGCTAGAGAACTGAGGGAGAAAGCTGATGTAGCCAAAGCTAAAGGGAAAGGTGCTTCgggttctcgctctcgccgtggtgctTCAACACCTACTACTGCTGCTCACTCTTCTACTAACGAGCCCCTCTCTTTGTCCTCCTCTggaaagaagcccaacaagttcaagttcctaaagacatacatgtttggacagtgttgtgctagtgctcaatgtGAGCACaatatgcaagagaggctatatcggttGGAACAACACTCAGGGATTGTCtcttctcctccgccgccgtTTGTGCCTCCCCATGATCCGTTGGctctatatgatgaggcttgtgcggcctACGAAGATGATGCGACTTCTCGCCCTCATGGCAAGGGCAAGGAgatggaagaagatgaggattacattgaggatgatgatgatgaagatgacgacGGTGGTGATGACAGTGACcacgatgaggatgatgactacgaggatgagtag